A genomic segment from Candidatus Ancaeobacter aquaticus encodes:
- a CDS encoding tetratricopeptide repeat protein has protein sequence MKNNYSPQMKNLCYITIVACCLVSLAGCSIAPPEKKGMKHMAANMSRDAEKAYMKGQIESSLFNLIGALELNKAIDNLPGIARNLNDMGCIYVRLEKFDEARMHLDNALTINRETNDYSGLATNYVNIGNIYEMQGETDNAGKCFEKALTFSRKSGQQSDVAIRLNNYGKFLYRLGKTKKAAACFDEAISIARSIKNEFILAAGMNNKANILEDNKKYTEARTFYNEALRLDKKNENVEGIAIGLNNLAGLYEKRGELKKALIYYKRSKSVYEYLRNKNKILACEKAINRLSSQVIIKPEQF, from the coding sequence ATGAAAAATAACTATTCCCCGCAAATGAAGAATCTCTGTTACATCACAATTGTTGCATGCTGCCTTGTTTCGCTTGCTGGGTGTAGCATTGCCCCCCCTGAGAAAAAGGGGATGAAACACATGGCAGCTAATATGTCTCGTGATGCTGAGAAGGCATATATGAAAGGACAGATAGAAAGCTCTTTATTTAATCTCATAGGAGCTTTAGAGCTTAACAAAGCTATTGATAATCTGCCTGGAATCGCGAGGAATTTGAATGATATGGGATGCATTTATGTGCGCCTTGAGAAATTTGATGAAGCACGAATGCATCTTGATAATGCACTTACTATTAACAGAGAAACGAATGATTATTCTGGACTAGCAACAAATTATGTCAATATTGGAAATATATATGAAATGCAGGGTGAAACGGACAATGCGGGGAAATGTTTTGAAAAAGCTCTGACTTTTTCAAGAAAGTCAGGACAACAAAGCGATGTAGCAATACGCTTAAATAATTACGGAAAGTTTTTGTATCGGCTCGGCAAAACTAAAAAAGCAGCAGCATGTTTTGATGAAGCAATTAGTATTGCGCGCAGCATTAAAAATGAATTTATCCTTGCAGCAGGAATGAACAACAAAGCGAATATATTGGAAGATAATAAAAAGTATACTGAAGCACGTACTTTCTATAATGAGGCTTTGCGTCTCGATAAGAAAAATGAAAATGTGGAAGGTATTGCAATAGGGCTCAATAATCTTGCCGGGTTGTATGAAAAAAGGGGTGAGCTCAAAAAGGCGCTTATTTATTATAAGAGATCAAAATCAGTATATGAATATTTGCGTAATAAGAATAAGATCCTCGCATGTGAAAAAGCTATCAATAGACTATCCTCACAAGTAATCATTAAGCCGGAACAATTTTAA
- a CDS encoding MlaD family protein: MSFRTKYVERVAGMFVIGVICSGLVLLLIVSRQQDWFAKTYILKGQFNHGTDIHLDTVVSMEGIAIGKVKDVNFNEQNKIEVLLCIKEKYQKQIRSNSFVSIVTPNILRSSELQITLGSVEKPILKNGAFINVRTVKEVTMQDLMFVTSSMVQLLKDVLDPDGPYKSLFVKLDTIAKKIAENDSSVFSLLCDDGKLFRDTRDLVEFLNNYQKENNSLPIHITDKSELFIKLNTKLDSHSNVLAELMENMNVISKRVVDNQGMAGEIVSNKQLYNETLKFMRESKTLIDNLNLLSNELKLVLPKLPELIDSANKGMSEMQEVMGAVKRLPFIRTGIREEQTYKPIEFEGRIERKE, translated from the coding sequence ATGTCATTTAGAACTAAATATGTAGAGCGTGTTGCAGGAATGTTTGTTATTGGTGTTATTTGTTCGGGGCTTGTGCTTCTTTTGATTGTGTCAAGACAGCAGGACTGGTTTGCGAAAACATATATTCTTAAAGGTCAATTCAATCATGGAACAGATATACATCTTGATACAGTGGTGTCTATGGAAGGTATAGCGATTGGGAAAGTAAAAGATGTAAATTTTAATGAGCAAAATAAAATAGAAGTACTATTATGCATTAAAGAAAAATACCAAAAACAGATCAGAAGCAATTCTTTTGTCTCCATTGTAACACCCAATATCCTGAGAAGTTCCGAACTGCAAATTACTCTTGGTTCCGTTGAAAAACCGATTCTTAAAAACGGTGCTTTTATCAATGTTCGTACTGTGAAAGAAGTTACCATGCAGGATTTGATGTTTGTAACAAGTTCAATGGTACAGCTTCTTAAAGATGTATTGGATCCCGACGGTCCTTATAAGAGCCTTTTTGTGAAACTCGATACGATTGCGAAGAAGATAGCAGAAAACGATAGTTCGGTTTTTTCGCTTCTTTGTGATGATGGAAAGCTTTTTAGAGATACGCGAGATCTTGTTGAATTTTTGAATAATTATCAAAAAGAGAATAATTCATTGCCCATTCATATAACGGATAAATCAGAACTCTTTATCAAGCTCAACACAAAACTTGATAGTCATTCGAACGTGCTGGCAGAGCTTATGGAAAACATGAATGTTATATCTAAGCGCGTTGTCGATAATCAAGGCATGGCCGGTGAAATAGTTTCAAATAAGCAGTTGTATAATGAAACATTGAAATTTATGAGAGAAAGTAAAACTCTTATCGATAATCTTAATCTTTTAAGCAATGAACTCAAACTTGTTCTGCCAAAATTACCCGAGCTTATAGATTCTGCAAATAAAGGTATGAGTGAAATGCAGGAAGTTATGGGGGCGGTTAAACGCTTACCGTTTATCAGAACAGGTATCAGAGAAGAACAAACCTATAAGCCAATAGAGTTTGAAGGCAGGATTGAGCGCAAAGAATGA
- the argS gene encoding arginine--tRNA ligase codes for MNKVITEIIISSLKNTLNQMCSDSGISPETLPDILLETPSDKQFGDISTNCALQLARTFKNAPPKIALGIKEALDNDPALSDTVQEIKIAGPGFINFYLTQHACHIMLRTIHEQEKDYGRVNVGKGKKVMVEFVSANPTGPLTVAHGRQAAVGDTLSHILSFAGYDVTREYLINDRGKQIHILGLSVYARYKEKLGKGDSFPEDGYKGAYIYDIAQSIIDKDGNKYLNSTQEDVIPYFMEYASNTILEDIKHDLTEFNVRFDSWFSEKKFAQTTKIEAVLETLREKKLTYTDEGALWFRSTQYGDDKDRVLIKNTGDMTYITPDIAYHDDKCKRGYEMLINLWGPDHHGYIQRLKASLTALGYDENILTVVIVQLATLFQGDTRLSMSTRAGEFISLREVIDEVGVDSARYFFVRRKTDSHLDFDLELAKKQSSDNPVYYVQYAHARISSIFKKAREEKGIYITKELLQNARLELLNEPEALDLLKFLGRFEDIVGIAADKLESHWIPLYLEDLASKMHVFYTRCRVLSDDEELTLARLTLIDAARIVIANGLHLLGVKAPCRM; via the coding sequence ATGAATAAAGTTATAACAGAAATTATAATATCTTCGCTGAAAAATACACTGAATCAGATGTGTTCAGATTCTGGAATATCTCCAGAGACACTTCCCGACATACTGTTAGAAACACCATCGGACAAACAATTTGGTGATATATCAACAAATTGTGCTTTGCAGCTTGCCCGAACGTTTAAGAATGCACCGCCCAAAATTGCTCTCGGCATAAAAGAGGCGCTTGATAATGACCCTGCACTTTCGGATACTGTTCAAGAGATAAAGATCGCGGGACCGGGGTTTATCAATTTTTACTTAACTCAGCATGCATGTCACATAATGCTGAGAACTATTCATGAACAGGAAAAAGATTATGGACGTGTCAATGTTGGGAAGGGTAAAAAGGTCATGGTTGAGTTTGTCAGCGCAAATCCCACTGGTCCTCTGACTGTTGCGCATGGCCGTCAGGCAGCTGTCGGTGATACGCTAAGCCACATCCTCTCTTTTGCAGGATATGATGTCACACGAGAATATTTAATCAATGACAGAGGAAAACAAATACATATATTAGGACTCTCTGTGTATGCACGGTATAAAGAAAAACTTGGTAAAGGGGATTCTTTTCCGGAAGATGGATATAAAGGAGCATATATTTATGATATAGCTCAATCGATAATTGATAAAGACGGTAATAAGTATCTTAACAGTACACAAGAAGATGTTATTCCTTATTTTATGGAATATGCCTCAAACACAATACTAGAAGATATCAAACATGATCTCACTGAGTTTAATGTGCGATTTGACTCATGGTTTAGTGAAAAAAAGTTTGCCCAAACCACAAAAATCGAGGCAGTGTTAGAGACGTTAAGGGAAAAGAAGCTTACCTATACCGACGAGGGCGCCTTATGGTTTAGATCAACGCAATATGGCGATGACAAAGATAGGGTGCTTATAAAGAATACCGGTGACATGACCTATATTACCCCTGATATTGCTTATCACGATGATAAGTGTAAAAGAGGGTATGAGATGCTTATAAATTTATGGGGCCCTGACCATCATGGATATATTCAGCGTCTCAAAGCGTCTTTAACAGCGTTAGGCTATGACGAAAATATACTTACCGTTGTTATTGTGCAGCTTGCAACATTGTTTCAGGGCGACACGCGGCTTTCTATGTCAACACGTGCCGGAGAATTTATATCCTTGCGTGAAGTAATTGATGAAGTCGGTGTAGATTCTGCGCGATACTTTTTCGTGAGGAGAAAGACAGACAGCCACCTTGATTTTGATCTTGAACTAGCAAAAAAACAAAGTTCTGATAACCCTGTTTATTATGTGCAGTATGCACATGCACGTATATCAAGTATTTTTAAAAAGGCACGAGAAGAAAAAGGTATTTATATCACCAAAGAGTTACTGCAGAATGCGCGTCTCGAATTATTGAATGAGCCTGAAGCGCTTGATTTATTGAAGTTTCTTGGAAGGTTCGAAGATATTGTTGGTATTGCCGCAGATAAGCTTGAGTCGCATTGGATTCCACTCTATTTAGAAGATCTTGCAAGTAAGATGCATGTGTTTTATACTCGATGTAGAGTGTTATCGGATGATGAAGAACTGACACTTGCGCGTTTAACGCTTATTGACGCTGCACGAATTGTTATCGCAAACGGACTGCATCTCTTAGGGGTAAAAGCGCCATGCCGAATGTAA
- a CDS encoding ATP-binding cassette domain-containing protein: protein MSGVVTIKNMSFTFDGKNILKDVNITIENDKLYCMIGPNGGGKTILCKLMAGIYEPTSGTVDVTIDGKQYPMCDAVSERRIAAGFVFETGGLISNISVRDNIALPKQYFKKYKKAETEIKIDEIIDYLGIRSLINYRPAQMSMSKRRIANIAMALANEPDIIIYDNPVLGLDIVSAKAIKSLIKLIKEKYNMVTVVATNDICFAKEIADSLIYVDQTVVMCDAPEVVLHSDNVLIKEYLAGESL from the coding sequence ATGAGTGGTGTCGTTACAATAAAAAATATGTCGTTTACTTTTGATGGGAAAAATATCCTTAAAGATGTGAACATAACAATAGAAAACGATAAACTCTATTGTATGATTGGTCCTAACGGTGGGGGAAAAACAATACTCTGTAAACTCATGGCCGGTATATATGAGCCTACATCAGGCACTGTCGATGTTACGATTGATGGTAAGCAGTATCCGATGTGTGATGCTGTTAGTGAAAGAAGAATTGCTGCTGGTTTTGTTTTTGAAACAGGTGGACTGATAAGTAATATAAGTGTTAGAGACAATATTGCACTTCCAAAGCAGTATTTTAAAAAATACAAAAAAGCTGAAACAGAAATAAAAATAGATGAGATTATTGACTATTTAGGGATCAGATCTTTGATCAATTATCGTCCGGCTCAAATGAGTATGAGTAAGAGGCGGATAGCTAATATTGCAATGGCGCTTGCAAACGAGCCGGATATAATCATTTATGATAATCCTGTTCTCGGTCTTGATATTGTTAGTGCAAAAGCAATAAAAAGTTTGATTAAGTTGATAAAAGAGAAGTATAATATGGTCACAGTGGTGGCCACTAATGATATATGTTTTGCAAAGGAAATTGCTGATAGTTTGATATATGTAGATCAGACCGTTGTGATGTGTGATGCACCAGAAGTTGTTCTTCATAGTGACAATGTTTTAATAAAAGAATATTTAGCAGGGGAAAGTCTATAA
- the nadD gene encoding nicotinate-nucleotide adenylyltransferase — protein MKICLFGGTFNPIHNGHLYIAQMALEQYRLGKVIFIPAYIPPHKRNKNIIDPKDRMHMIRCSIKGNNAFTLSDIEIVRGGTSYSVDTLRSMKKIISENDELFFLMGTDSMADFHSWHQSQEIVKLCKIISYERPGCLYNETLAGMGTLKKYFSRSIKGFPIAVSSSDIRKRIKNNINIKYIVPEKAEKYIKQKGLYL, from the coding sequence ATGAAAATATGTTTGTTTGGGGGAACCTTTAATCCTATTCATAATGGTCATTTATATATTGCGCAGATGGCCCTGGAACAGTATAGACTGGGTAAAGTGATTTTTATTCCGGCTTATATTCCGCCTCATAAGAGGAATAAAAATATTATTGACCCGAAAGACCGTATGCATATGATACGGTGTTCGATAAAAGGAAATAATGCATTTACCTTGTCAGATATCGAGATTGTCAGGGGTGGAACGTCATATTCTGTAGATACTTTGAGATCTATGAAAAAGATAATTTCTGAAAACGATGAATTATTCTTTCTTATGGGTACTGATAGTATGGCTGACTTTCATTCGTGGCATCAGTCTCAAGAGATAGTTAAGTTATGTAAAATAATATCTTATGAAAGGCCCGGTTGCCTGTATAATGAAACGTTAGCTGGGATGGGTACGCTTAAAAAGTATTTTTCTCGATCAATAAAAGGTTTTCCCATTGCTGTATCATCGTCAGATATCAGAAAGCGAATAAAAAATAATATAAACATAAAATACATTGTGCCTGAGAAAGCTGAGAAATATATTAAGCAAAAAGGCTTGTATTTGTAG
- the rsfS gene encoding ribosome silencing factor, producing the protein MCAKIADEKKGTDIILFDIKEISSVADYFVFITGSNNKHVKALAEEIGCTNKKKHNIHYYHMEGLSDSKWVIIDYFDVVIHVFTPEARQHYDLERLWEDAQKITYGTVTDE; encoded by the coding sequence ATGTGTGCAAAGATTGCGGATGAAAAGAAGGGAACCGATATCATTTTGTTTGATATTAAAGAGATTTCCTCTGTCGCTGATTATTTTGTTTTTATTACTGGATCGAATAATAAACATGTAAAAGCACTTGCTGAAGAAATTGGTTGCACGAACAAAAAAAAGCATAATATTCATTATTATCATATGGAAGGGCTTTCAGACTCTAAGTGGGTGATTATAGATTATTTTGATGTTGTTATACATGTATTTACTCCTGAAGCTCGACAGCATTATGATTTGGAACGTTTATGGGAAGATGCTCAGAAAATTACATATGGAACTGTAACAGATGAATAA
- a CDS encoding ABC transporter permease, producing MDILHALGVPVVRYIRILVDFNIFVYKTILSFKRNLKHGKHIILRVTSFQVLFTAVDAIPLVILLSVFLFSAIIMQVDMFVPQVGAGIFLGKIFTILVVRELAPLIISFILIARSGTAIAAELSSMVVNQEINSLKVLGIDPLYFIVAPRVIGMTISLLCLSFIFTVVTIVGGMLLSNYYLYVPTAQYMDGVFSSITPLDIGINIFKSILFGFIISFICCFYGISTRYASTEIPQMTTKAVISSFFWCFIISAFITVLYY from the coding sequence ATGGATATTCTACATGCTTTAGGGGTGCCGGTCGTAAGATATATACGTATCCTTGTAGATTTTAATATTTTTGTCTATAAAACAATACTTTCATTTAAAAGAAACCTCAAGCATGGAAAACATATAATACTTCGAGTTACTTCTTTTCAGGTTCTTTTTACTGCTGTTGACGCGATACCCCTTGTTATCCTTCTGTCAGTATTTCTTTTTTCAGCAATTATCATGCAAGTAGACATGTTTGTGCCACAGGTAGGTGCAGGCATATTTCTTGGTAAAATATTTACGATATTGGTTGTGCGTGAGCTTGCGCCGCTCATTATCTCATTTATCTTAATTGCACGTTCCGGAACGGCAATTGCCGCAGAATTAAGTTCTATGGTTGTAAATCAGGAAATAAATTCATTAAAGGTGCTGGGAATAGACCCATTATATTTTATTGTAGCGCCGCGTGTGATTGGAATGACGATATCTCTTTTATGTCTGTCATTTATATTTACCGTGGTTACCATCGTCGGTGGAATGTTGCTATCTAATTATTATTTGTATGTGCCGACCGCTCAATATATGGATGGTGTCTTTTCGTCAATTACTCCGCTTGATATAGGGATAAATATTTTTAAAAGTATCTTGTTTGGTTTTATTATTTCTTTTATCTGTTGTTTTTATGGGATATCCACGCGTTACGCATCAACGGAAATACCGCAAATGACAACGAAAGCAGTGATAAGTTCTTTTTTCTGGTGTTTTATTATAAGCGCATTTATAACGGTACTATATTATTAA